In one Rutidosis leptorrhynchoides isolate AG116_Rl617_1_P2 chromosome 8, CSIRO_AGI_Rlap_v1, whole genome shotgun sequence genomic region, the following are encoded:
- the LOC139864960 gene encoding non-classical arabinogalactan protein 30-like: MSSSRVLVSILLLTSFLFIHVNAKNMRILPVAYNTVFDVSLAMSPHHAPSYQPVAAPAPLHHHHHNHSHHHKKVSAPPPLSHAPAKPPVPSPAVKPPTISPAPVSAPIPARKLVAVQGVVYCKACKYKGIDTLLGATPLQGAEVLLTCNNTKYPLRVKGTTDKNGYFFIKPPKTLTTYGSHTCRVSLLTSPMATCNAPTDLHAGVKGSLLVPSRRPPSSSPDTKPLPYDVFSVGPFAFEASSKTPCA; this comes from the exons ATGTCTTCTTCTAGGGTTTTGGTCTCAATACTACTCCTGACTTCATTCTTGTTCATACATGTGAACGCCAAAAACATGCGGATACTCCCGGTTGCTTACAATACTGTTTTTGATGTCAGTTTAGCTATGTCACCACATCACGCGCCGTCATACCAACCGGTGGCAGCTCCGGCACctcttcaccaccaccaccacaaccattCACATCACCACAAAAAAGTTTCCGCTCCTCCACCTTTATCACACGCGCCGGCCAAACCCCCTGTTCCGTCTCCGGCCGTTAAACCTCCGACTATCTCACCGGCTCCTGTCTCTGCTCCGATTCCGGCCAGGAAGCTTGTGGCGGTTCAGGGTGTTGTTTACTGCAAGGCTTGCAAGTACAAAGGAATTGACACACTACTTGGTGCCACCCCTCTTCAAG GAGCTGAGGTGCTATTAACATGCAACAACACAAAGTACCCACTGAGGGTCAAAGGTACAACTGACAAGAACGGGTACTTTTTCATCAAACCTCCAAAAACTTTGACCACATATGGGTCCCACACATGCAGGGTGAGCCTGTTAACCTCACCCATGGCTACATGCAATGCGCCCACTGATCTTCATGCTGGAGTCAAGGGTTCATTGTTGGTCCCTAGCAGAAGGCCACCGTCGTCTAGCCCTGATACTAAACCACTTCCTTATGATGTATTCAGTGTGGGTCCATTTGCATTTGAAGCCTCTTCCAAAACCCCGTGTGCTTAG